The following proteins are encoded in a genomic region of Flammeovirga pectinis:
- a CDS encoding FKBP-type peptidyl-prolyl cis-trans isomerase yields MQYRIKHFLLFIFTVFSTFACTQSSEVLKEVDPDAAEDYLIRQFIMADTTFEANTEQEVVDKYYKYGVYMTTIGTTNGKPVETDRNISYGDSMHVTYTGWVMYGNIFDSNVLTDQPFPVVLGKTSVIEGWNIALFEMHEHEIARVVIPSKYGYGTSGNGTSIPPNASLIFDIQIDSLWTTDEQ; encoded by the coding sequence ATGCAATATCGCATTAAACACTTTTTACTGTTTATTTTTACAGTTTTTTCAACTTTTGCTTGTACACAATCAAGCGAAGTACTTAAAGAAGTAGATCCAGACGCAGCAGAGGATTACCTTATCAGACAGTTTATAATGGCTGATACAACATTCGAAGCAAATACGGAACAAGAAGTAGTAGACAAGTATTATAAATACGGAGTTTACATGACTACAATTGGTACTACTAATGGTAAGCCTGTAGAAACAGACAGAAATATATCTTATGGTGACTCAATGCATGTAACATATACAGGTTGGGTGATGTATGGAAATATTTTTGACAGTAACGTATTAACTGATCAACCTTTCCCGGTTGTTTTAGGTAAAACAAGTGTAATAGAAGGATGGAATATTGCATTATTTGAAATGCATGAACACGAAATTGCTCGTGTAGTAATTCCTTCAAAATATGGATATGGTACATCTGGTAATGGAACTAGTATCCCTCCAAATGCATCATTGATATTTGATATTCAGATAGATAGTTTATGGACTACTGATGAACAGTAG
- a CDS encoding FKBP-type peptidyl-prolyl cis-trans isomerase, whose translation MNNTYKFLNLAVILSMLIGLSGCMHDEIVDYASKDNQTLEDYFAANDIDYWKTKTLPSGGVYITPEIIGYPGQYTPSENESRIVEVNLDMRRFAQELMSDERFDDPDDLVTTVFLKDPNYAYSMNRGAICIGFYDEVLNMMLQNLQTKVDTFPRTYIPSYLAFGGTASSGIGLEFNDIVTAENMFITHVSYDSTQRVRYEKDSLVLKYAKDTLGTTDPDDEDLFTKSLEDGKGPDYIFKDLITAGDGAGKIQAGDTVKVRYEGKFLIQEWTLRNSATGPVLFDSNTAKDNKGEYIATPFQVIMYKSLADAQENNAFETVIDGWYKSILTMEEGEKATFVMPSQVCYWEIGDNAQVSDMFKTIRPFKPLAFEIEVVEVKRSNK comes from the coding sequence ATGAACAATACTTACAAATTTTTAAATCTTGCAGTCATATTATCAATGCTAATTGGCTTATCTGGTTGTATGCACGACGAGATTGTTGATTATGCATCAAAGGATAATCAGACACTAGAAGATTATTTTGCAGCAAACGATATCGATTATTGGAAAACTAAAACTTTACCATCTGGAGGAGTTTATATCACTCCAGAAATCATAGGTTACCCAGGTCAATACACTCCTAGTGAAAATGAATCTAGAATTGTAGAGGTAAACCTAGATATGAGAAGATTTGCTCAAGAATTAATGAGCGATGAAAGATTTGATGATCCTGATGATTTAGTTACAACTGTATTCCTTAAGGATCCAAACTATGCATACTCTATGAATAGAGGTGCAATTTGTATTGGTTTTTACGATGAAGTATTAAACATGATGCTTCAAAACCTACAAACAAAAGTAGACACATTCCCTAGAACTTATATTCCATCTTATCTTGCATTTGGTGGTACAGCATCTTCAGGAATTGGTCTAGAATTTAATGATATTGTAACTGCAGAAAATATGTTTATTACACATGTTAGTTACGATTCAACTCAACGTGTTAGATACGAAAAAGATTCTTTAGTATTAAAATATGCAAAAGATACTTTAGGTACTACAGATCCAGACGACGAAGATTTATTTACTAAATCATTAGAAGACGGTAAAGGTCCTGATTATATTTTTAAAGACCTTATCACAGCAGGTGATGGCGCTGGAAAGATTCAAGCAGGAGATACAGTTAAAGTTCGCTACGAGGGTAAATTCCTAATACAAGAATGGACTTTAAGAAATTCAGCAACAGGGCCAGTATTATTTGATTCAAATACAGCAAAAGATAATAAAGGAGAGTATATTGCAACACCATTCCAAGTGATTATGTACAAATCTTTAGCTGATGCTCAAGAAAATAACGCTTTTGAAACTGTTATAGATGGTTGGTATAAATCAATCTTAACAATGGAAGAAGGAGAAAAAGCAACATTTGTAATGCCTTCTCAAGTATGTTATTGGGAAATCGGAGATAATGCTCAGGTTTCTGATATGTTTAAAACAATCCGTCCTTTCAAACCTTTAGCTTTCGAAATTGAAGTTGTTGAAGTGAAAAGGTCGAATAAATAA
- a CDS encoding FKBP-type peptidyl-prolyl cis-trans isomerase: MQITKKLAIGALMLGAVACGKTEKETPSGKKFTIVESNGGADINDNNIVEFTLSISTESDSTLFNITETGREFAATKVFPDSVNKQAQEKGQQVDPLSEMFGLMSEGDSAQMTIIASDFFGKMAPPFIKDPTQKVVIGVCAKNVFADEEAYRAAMEEKQKEAMAAMEADAEKFVTIDDDLIKEFLKENNITNAERTESGLYYVVTQKGSGANPAVGSSVKVHYTGTLLDGKKFDSSVDRGQPFEFPLGQQRVIAGWDEGIALLNKGAKATLYIPSKLGYGPRGAGGDIPANAVLKFDVELIDFVNPSK, from the coding sequence ATGCAAATCACAAAAAAATTAGCAATCGGAGCCTTAATGTTAGGTGCTGTTGCTTGTGGAAAAACTGAAAAAGAAACTCCATCAGGAAAGAAATTCACTATTGTTGAAAGTAATGGTGGTGCTGATATTAACGATAACAATATTGTTGAATTTACTTTAAGTATCTCAACTGAATCAGACTCTACATTGTTCAATATTACTGAAACAGGAAGAGAGTTTGCAGCAACTAAAGTATTCCCAGATTCTGTAAATAAACAAGCACAAGAAAAAGGTCAGCAAGTTGATCCTTTATCTGAAATGTTTGGTTTAATGAGTGAAGGTGATAGTGCTCAAATGACTATCATAGCATCAGATTTCTTCGGAAAAATGGCTCCTCCTTTCATCAAAGATCCTACTCAAAAAGTAGTTATTGGTGTTTGTGCAAAAAATGTTTTTGCTGACGAAGAAGCATACCGTGCTGCAATGGAAGAAAAACAAAAAGAAGCAATGGCTGCAATGGAAGCTGATGCTGAAAAATTTGTTACTATTGATGATGATTTAATCAAAGAATTCTTAAAAGAGAATAACATTACTAATGCAGAAAGAACTGAATCTGGATTATACTATGTAGTTACTCAAAAAGGTTCTGGAGCCAACCCAGCAGTAGGATCAAGTGTAAAAGTTCATTATACAGGTACTCTATTGGATGGTAAAAAATTCGATAGTTCTGTAGATAGAGGACAACCATTTGAGTTCCCATTGGGTCAACAAAGAGTAATCGCAGGTTGGGACGAAGGTATTGCTTTGTTAAATAAAGGAGCAAAAGCTACTTTATATATCCCTTCTAAATTAGGTTATGGTCCAAGAGGTGCAGGTGGAGACATTCCAGCTAACGCAGTATTGAAATTTGATGTTGAGTTGATTGATTTTGTAAATCCTTCAAAATAA
- a CDS encoding DHH family phosphoesterase translates to MHNFNTLKEFLEEPRKVVIIPHTKPDADALGSALGLSWYLRKFEHTTTVLSPNDYPSFLHWMPGHEEVVVYDKKNPSPSEKIIEEADVIFCVDFSSLNRIEELGPLVRQNMSKKMIVMIDHHRGKEDFADYELWDIDAAAAAQLIYEFIALDKGTHRIDQRIAACLYAGIVTDTGSFKYPSVSSRTLRIAAELKDTGLDTSRLYNLIYDNNTEKRLRFLGHALGENLTFWPELNTGFFTVTQDDRERFNLQSGDTEGLVNYALSVNGIKIAALFKEKDERDGIKVSFRSIGDFSVADLSSEHFGGGGHKNAAGGRVDGITVDEAVARFKKVLEEKLK, encoded by the coding sequence ATGCACAACTTTAATACGTTAAAAGAATTTTTAGAAGAGCCTCGTAAAGTGGTAATAATACCACATACAAAGCCAGATGCAGATGCACTAGGATCAGCATTGGGTTTATCTTGGTATCTAAGAAAATTTGAACATACAACAACAGTGCTTTCTCCGAATGATTATCCATCTTTTTTACATTGGATGCCCGGTCATGAAGAAGTAGTTGTTTACGATAAAAAAAATCCATCTCCTTCAGAAAAAATTATTGAAGAAGCAGATGTTATCTTCTGTGTAGATTTTTCTTCTTTAAATAGGATTGAAGAACTAGGACCTCTAGTTCGTCAGAATATGAGTAAGAAGATGATTGTAATGATTGATCATCACAGAGGAAAAGAAGATTTTGCAGATTACGAATTATGGGATATTGATGCAGCAGCAGCAGCTCAATTAATTTATGAGTTTATCGCTTTAGATAAAGGAACTCATAGAATTGATCAGAGAATTGCCGCTTGTTTATATGCAGGTATTGTAACAGATACTGGTTCGTTTAAATACCCAAGTGTTTCTAGTAGAACATTAAGAATAGCTGCGGAACTAAAAGATACTGGTTTAGATACATCAAGATTATATAATTTAATCTATGATAATAATACGGAAAAAAGACTACGCTTCTTAGGTCATGCCTTAGGAGAGAATCTTACTTTTTGGCCAGAACTAAATACAGGTTTCTTTACTGTTACACAAGATGACCGTGAGAGATTTAATTTACAATCTGGAGATACTGAAGGGTTAGTAAATTATGCTTTATCTGTAAATGGTATTAAAATCGCTGCTTTATTTAAAGAAAAAGACGAACGAGACGGAATTAAAGTATCGTTTAGATCTATAGGAGACTTTTCTGTAGCTGACCTTTCTTCTGAACACTTTGGTGGTGGAGGACATAAAAATGCTGCAGGAGGTAGAGTGGATGGAATTACAGTAGATGAAGCTGTAGCTCGATTTAAAAAAGTATTAGAAGAAAAATTGAAATAA
- the mutS gene encoding DNA mismatch repair protein MutS, with translation MAKATTKAKKETPMMKQFNAIKAKHPTAMLLFRVGDFYETFGDDAVTASKILDIVLTKRSNGSASETQLAGFPHHSLDTYLPKLVKAGQRVAIVDQLEDPKTAKGVVKRGITELVTPGVSMNDNVLSVKQNNYLAAIHISKKELGISFLDISTGEFFVAQGNQNYIDKLLQGFAPSEVLYCRNDQEHYKELFGDTYPTFRQDDWVYTSEYGYEKLTTHFGTKNLKGFGIENMPSAIIAAGAVLNYLELTEHHHIDHIHHISRIQEDKYVWLDKFTARSLELIFPQNDGGVPLIDILDKCVTPMGARLLKKWTVLPLKDLASINTRLNIVDFFTKDEDIADDVLAHLRQINDIERLISKVAVGRVNPREIVYIKKALQHAAPIKVLLSKANDKEVKVIADHINTCDILVERIEKEMQEMPPINPAQGNIIKEGVNAELDELRAISHSGKDFLRQIQERESDRTGIPSLKIGYNKVFGYYLEVRNTHKDKVPAEWIRKSTLVNAERYITEELKQYEEKILTAESQIGIIENKLFMDLIQMATEYITPIQQTAATLAKLDCLVSFSTNAIDYNYVKPIISDDKALDIKEGRHPVIERQLSVDDPYIPNDVYLDNEEQQIMVITGPNMSGKSALLRQTALIVLMAQMGSFVPAAAAHIGLVDKVFTRVGASDNLSKGESTFMVEMTETASILNNISDRSLVLMDEIGRGTSTYDGVSIAWAIVEYLHNHKKSRAKTLFATHYHELNELAEDFPRIKNFSVSVKEHQKKIIFLRKLKEGGSEHSFGIHVAQLAGMPGSVVRRSEDILEHLEQDKRKEKNTERIKEMPKDNYQLSIFDSVDPIAKELKEQLEQLDVNTMTPLDAMLKLNELKKLLS, from the coding sequence TTGGCAAAAGCAACAACAAAAGCGAAGAAAGAAACTCCTATGATGAAGCAGTTTAATGCTATAAAGGCGAAACATCCTACAGCAATGCTTCTTTTTAGAGTAGGTGATTTTTATGAGACGTTTGGTGACGATGCCGTTACAGCAAGTAAAATCTTAGACATCGTTTTAACGAAAAGATCTAATGGTTCTGCATCTGAAACTCAATTGGCAGGTTTTCCACATCATTCTTTAGATACTTACTTACCTAAATTGGTTAAGGCGGGTCAGAGAGTTGCTATTGTCGATCAATTAGAAGATCCTAAAACTGCAAAAGGTGTTGTTAAAAGAGGTATCACGGAGTTAGTGACTCCTGGTGTTTCTATGAACGACAATGTTTTGAGTGTTAAACAGAACAACTATTTAGCAGCAATTCATATTTCTAAAAAAGAATTAGGTATTTCTTTTCTTGATATTTCTACTGGAGAATTTTTTGTTGCGCAAGGAAATCAGAATTATATAGATAAACTACTTCAAGGTTTTGCCCCTTCTGAAGTATTGTATTGTAGAAATGATCAGGAACATTATAAAGAGTTATTTGGTGATACTTACCCTACATTTAGACAAGATGATTGGGTATATACATCAGAATATGGGTATGAAAAATTAACTACGCATTTTGGTACTAAAAACTTAAAAGGTTTTGGTATAGAAAATATGCCTTCAGCAATTATTGCGGCTGGTGCTGTACTGAATTATTTGGAGTTAACAGAGCACCATCATATCGACCATATTCATCATATTAGTAGAATACAAGAAGATAAATATGTTTGGCTAGATAAATTTACGGCTAGAAGTCTTGAACTTATCTTTCCTCAGAACGATGGTGGAGTTCCTTTAATAGATATTCTTGATAAATGTGTTACTCCAATGGGAGCACGTCTATTAAAAAAGTGGACCGTTCTTCCTTTAAAAGATTTAGCAAGTATTAATACTCGACTTAATATTGTCGATTTCTTTACTAAAGATGAAGATATTGCGGATGATGTATTAGCACACCTCCGCCAGATCAACGATATTGAACGCCTTATTTCTAAGGTAGCTGTTGGGAGAGTAAACCCAAGGGAAATAGTTTATATCAAAAAAGCACTTCAACACGCTGCTCCAATCAAGGTACTTTTAAGTAAAGCAAATGATAAAGAGGTTAAAGTGATCGCTGATCATATAAACACTTGTGATATCCTTGTGGAACGTATTGAGAAGGAAATGCAAGAAATGCCACCTATCAACCCTGCCCAAGGAAATATAATTAAAGAAGGTGTAAATGCAGAATTAGATGAATTAAGAGCGATTTCTCATTCAGGAAAAGACTTTTTACGTCAAATTCAAGAAAGAGAAAGCGACAGAACGGGAATTCCTTCTTTAAAAATTGGTTACAACAAAGTATTCGGCTATTACCTAGAGGTAAGAAATACACACAAAGATAAAGTACCTGCAGAGTGGATTAGAAAATCTACTTTAGTAAATGCAGAAAGATATATTACTGAGGAGTTAAAGCAGTACGAAGAAAAAATTCTTACCGCAGAATCTCAGATTGGTATAATAGAAAATAAGTTGTTTATGGATTTGATTCAGATGGCAACAGAATATATTACTCCAATTCAGCAAACAGCGGCAACATTAGCTAAGCTAGATTGTTTGGTTTCGTTTTCTACAAATGCAATTGATTACAATTATGTTAAACCTATTATTTCTGATGATAAAGCATTGGATATAAAAGAAGGTAGACATCCTGTAATTGAACGCCAACTTTCTGTGGACGATCCTTATATTCCTAACGATGTTTATTTAGACAACGAGGAACAACAAATTATGGTGATTACTGGACCGAACATGTCTGGTAAATCTGCCTTATTACGCCAAACTGCTTTAATTGTATTGATGGCTCAAATGGGTTCTTTTGTTCCTGCAGCAGCAGCACATATTGGGCTAGTTGATAAAGTATTTACAAGAGTAGGTGCTTCTGATAACTTGTCTAAAGGTGAATCTACTTTTATGGTAGAAATGACGGAAACTGCGAGTATCTTAAATAATATATCAGATAGAAGTTTGGTATTGATGGATGAGATTGGTCGTGGTACAAGTACATACGATGGTGTATCAATTGCTTGGGCTATTGTAGAGTATCTTCACAATCATAAAAAATCTAGAGCAAAAACATTATTCGCAACGCACTATCACGAATTAAATGAATTAGCTGAAGATTTCCCTAGAATTAAAAACTTTAGTGTATCTGTAAAGGAACATCAGAAAAAAATCATCTTCTTAAGAAAATTAAAAGAGGGTGGTAGTGAACATAGTTTTGGTATTCATGTAGCTCAACTTGCTGGGATGCCTGGATCAGTAGTGCGCAGATCTGAAGATATCTTAGAACATTTAGAGCAAGATAAACGAAAAGAAAAAAATACTGAACGCATTAAAGAGATGCCTAAAGACAATTACCAACTTTCTATTTTTGATTCTGTAGATCCTATCGCTAAAGAATTGAAAGAGCAATTAGAACAGCTTGATGTAAATACTATGACACCTTTAGATGCAATGTTAAAACTAAATGAGTTAAAAAAACTACTCTCGTAA
- a CDS encoding DUF4199 domain-containing protein, which translates to MDKETSIKPYAFKYGAITGVFAFGYSVLLTSLGKSQDTFFQYLSVLVVLTATIFAYREFKEYNEGFLKYRTGVKLGTLLGFISATISAFFNYLYIQFIDDSIIDQAVEVASKAIEGNPQITDEQYEQSIEIVRWVAGTPIPQLINILFMTFFGFLLALVISHFMKNEPTKDGYNF; encoded by the coding sequence ATGGATAAAGAAACTTCGATAAAACCATACGCCTTTAAATATGGAGCTATTACAGGTGTGTTTGCATTTGGTTATAGTGTTCTACTTACCTCTTTAGGTAAATCTCAAGATACTTTTTTTCAATATCTAAGTGTACTTGTAGTATTAACTGCTACAATTTTTGCCTACAGAGAGTTTAAAGAGTATAACGAAGGCTTTCTTAAATACCGTACAGGTGTAAAACTTGGTACTTTGCTTGGTTTTATCTCTGCAACTATCTCAGCATTTTTTAATTACTTATATATTCAATTTATTGATGATAGTATTATAGATCAGGCTGTAGAAGTAGCAAGTAAAGCTATTGAAGGAAACCCTCAGATTACAGACGAACAGTATGAACAATCTATCGAAATAGTAAGATGGGTAGCAGGAACACCAATTCCACAGCTTATTAATATCTTATTTATGACATTTTTTGGCTTTTTATTGGCTTTGGTTATTTCACATTTTATGAAAAATGAACCAACTAAAGACGGCTATAATTTTTAA
- a CDS encoding glycosyltransferase family 2 protein codes for MEAKNIDVSVVIPLLNEAESLPELVNWIAKVFTEEKINGEVYLIDDGSTDESWDVILDLKKKFDWVHGIQFLRNYGKSAALQVGFQEVKGDVIITMDADLQDSPDEIPGLRKMIIEDGYDLVSGWKEKRYDPITKTIPTKLFNAATRAVSGIHLNDFNCGLKAYKKDVVKIIEVYGEMHRYIPVIAKWNGFAKIGEKPVQHRARKYGTTKFGLERFVNGFLDLMSITFVSKFKKAPMHFFGLLGSISFLLGSAGAFWLLIEKVYLSMNHLHIQREVTDQPLFYLSLTAVIIGSQMFMTGFIAEMVSLNQSNRNDYHIKGKTD; via the coding sequence ATGGAAGCTAAAAATATAGATGTATCTGTTGTAATCCCTTTACTCAACGAGGCAGAATCGCTTCCTGAATTGGTAAATTGGATTGCAAAAGTTTTTACTGAAGAAAAAATAAACGGAGAAGTTTACCTTATTGATGATGGTAGTACTGATGAATCTTGGGATGTAATCTTAGATTTAAAGAAAAAATTTGATTGGGTACATGGTATTCAATTCCTAAGAAACTATGGTAAGTCTGCTGCATTGCAAGTAGGTTTTCAGGAGGTTAAAGGTGATGTTATCATTACCATGGATGCTGACCTTCAAGATAGCCCAGATGAAATTCCTGGTTTAAGGAAAATGATTATTGAGGATGGTTATGATTTAGTTTCTGGTTGGAAAGAAAAACGTTACGACCCGATTACAAAAACTATCCCAACAAAATTATTTAATGCAGCAACAAGAGCTGTATCTGGTATACATTTAAATGATTTTAATTGCGGATTAAAAGCCTATAAAAAGGATGTTGTTAAAATTATTGAGGTCTATGGCGAAATGCATCGTTACATTCCTGTAATAGCTAAATGGAATGGTTTTGCTAAAATTGGTGAGAAACCCGTTCAGCATAGAGCTAGAAAATATGGAACAACTAAGTTTGGTTTAGAACGATTTGTAAACGGCTTTTTAGATCTAATGTCTATCACATTTGTTTCTAAGTTTAAAAAAGCTCCAATGCATTTCTTTGGTTTGCTTGGGTCAATCTCTTTTTTACTTGGTTCTGCAGGTGCATTTTGGTTATTAATTGAAAAGGTCTACTTATCTATGAATCATTTACATATTCAAAGAGAAGTTACAGACCAACCATTATTCTATTTATCTTTAACAGCTGTAATTATTGGTTCACAGATGTTCATGACCGGCTTTATTGCAGAAATGGTATCACTTAATCAATCCAATAGAAACGATTACCATATAAAAGGAAAAACGGATTAA
- a CDS encoding DUF4136 domain-containing protein yields the protein MKNIKNIFLTISMLIGVAFVVTSCSSTKITTDYNPGTNFSQYTSFSILPWQAQNAKINEFDRARVKNAVIENMQGLGYTYSENDTTADLQVGMVFTTKEKKSVTSYNAGYGGWYGPYGMGATHYSEYEYTEGTFVVDIFDTQAKKLLWEAAAVSTLSEKQESPVVRERNINRFVKSIFNKYPTK from the coding sequence ATGAAAAATATAAAAAATATCTTCTTAACAATCAGTATGTTGATTGGCGTTGCATTTGTTGTAACATCTTGTTCTTCAACAAAAATTACAACTGATTACAATCCAGGTACAAATTTCAGTCAATATACATCTTTCAGTATTTTACCTTGGCAAGCTCAAAATGCTAAAATCAATGAATTTGATAGAGCTAGAGTAAAAAATGCTGTAATTGAAAACATGCAAGGTCTTGGTTATACGTATTCTGAAAATGATACAACTGCTGATTTGCAAGTAGGGATGGTATTCACTACAAAAGAAAAGAAAAGTGTAACATCTTATAACGCTGGTTATGGCGGATGGTACGGCCCTTATGGTATGGGTGCTACTCATTATTCTGAGTACGAATATACTGAGGGAACTTTTGTTGTAGATATTTTCGATACGCAAGCAAAGAAACTTCTTTGGGAAGCAGCAGCAGTAAGTACACTTTCTGAAAAACAAGAAAGCCCTGTTGTGAGAGAAAGAAATATCAATAGATTTGTGAAGAGTATTTTTAATAAATACCCTACTAAGTAA
- a CDS encoding RagB/SusD family nutrient uptake outer membrane protein — MKSIIKKYILPTVLAAGMFTACTSNFEEINNDPNRPTNENLLADGNLVNGFFPQLSRSIYFNFDNSNWKWQVQQNLNGDIFSGYMAPPTPFAGNSNASHYNLIWNYWPWSLGYENVMSPANAIDLISADLTPRLYSPALVLKVLGMHRMTDIYGPIPYVDYGTTEVTYDKQAAIYDKFFAELDLAISNLDQSTEVIPTFSAVDDLYQGDLGMWKKLAASLKLRLAMRISNIDPANAKKYAEEAIASGVFEGADIAQVGAGVSPIVHPLATISEGWGDIKMGADMESILTGLNDPRQAVYFTEASGPEDGNVIKTGFAGVRAGIDLPEGRGDYQYYSRINPSFINQTTPIVLMTSAEVYFLRAEAALKGWNAGGSAQALYEEGVKQSFAQHGLKDVDTYLMDATSVPADYVDPSDGTYNTDYSTAAVSDVTIKYDASKAMEQIITQKWIAMFPEGMEAWSEFRRTGYPHIFPVKFNKSNGGVPDGEYIKRLGYPDGEAVNNVEAYNAGVANLKSENSRATGDNGGSPLWWDVD, encoded by the coding sequence ATGAAATCAATAATAAAAAAATATATCTTACCAACTGTGCTTGCTGCAGGCATGTTCACAGCTTGTACAAGTAACTTCGAAGAAATTAATAATGATCCAAACCGTCCAACAAATGAAAATTTGTTGGCGGATGGTAACCTAGTTAATGGTTTCTTCCCTCAGTTATCACGTTCAATTTACTTTAACTTTGATAACTCTAACTGGAAATGGCAGGTACAACAAAACCTTAACGGAGATATCTTCTCTGGTTATATGGCTCCTCCAACTCCGTTTGCAGGTAACTCAAATGCATCTCATTATAACTTAATTTGGAACTACTGGCCTTGGTCTTTAGGATATGAGAATGTAATGTCTCCTGCTAATGCAATTGACTTAATCAGTGCAGATTTAACTCCTCGTTTGTATTCTCCAGCCTTAGTATTAAAAGTACTAGGAATGCATAGAATGACAGATATATATGGACCAATTCCATATGTAGATTATGGTACTACTGAAGTAACTTACGATAAGCAAGCTGCTATTTATGATAAGTTCTTTGCTGAGTTAGATTTAGCAATTTCAAACTTAGATCAAAGTACTGAAGTAATTCCTACATTCTCTGCGGTAGATGATTTATACCAAGGTGATTTAGGGATGTGGAAAAAATTAGCTGCCTCATTAAAATTGAGATTAGCAATGAGAATCTCAAATATAGACCCAGCAAATGCTAAAAAATATGCTGAAGAAGCAATTGCTTCTGGTGTATTTGAAGGTGCTGATATTGCTCAAGTAGGAGCAGGTGTATCTCCAATTGTTCATCCATTGGCAACAATTTCTGAAGGATGGGGTGATATTAAAATGGGTGCTGATATGGAATCTATCTTAACAGGTTTAAATGATCCTCGTCAAGCAGTTTATTTTACTGAAGCATCTGGTCCTGAAGATGGAAATGTTATTAAAACTGGTTTTGCTGGTGTTCGCGCAGGTATTGATTTACCAGAGGGTAGAGGTGATTACCAATATTACTCTAGAATTAATCCTTCTTTCATTAATCAAACAACTCCAATTGTTTTAATGACTTCTGCTGAGGTTTATTTCTTAAGAGCTGAAGCTGCTTTAAAAGGATGGAACGCAGGTGGATCTGCTCAAGCACTTTATGAAGAAGGTGTTAAGCAATCTTTTGCTCAGCATGGTTTAAAAGATGTTGATACATATTTAATGGATGCTACTAGTGTTCCTGCAGATTATGTTGATCCATCTGATGGAACTTATAATACAGATTATAGTACTGCAGCAGTAAGTGATGTAACGATTAAGTATGATGCTTCTAAAGCTATGGAACAAATCATTACTCAAAAGTGGATTGCAATGTTCCCAGAAGGAATGGAAGCTTGGTCTGAATTTAGAAGAACTGGTTATCCTCATATCTTCCCTGTAAAATTCAATAAGAGTAACGGTGGAGTTCCTGACGGAGAATATATCAAACGTTTAGGATACCCTGACGGTGAGGCAGTAAACAACGTGGAAGCATATAATGCTGGTGTTGCCAACCTTAAGTCTGAAAACTCAAGAGCTACAGGCGATAACGGTGGATCACCTTTATGGTGGGACGTTGACTAA